The Candidatus Aminicenantes bacterium genomic interval CGCTCGCCGGCGGGCCAGTTGACCGGGAAATCGCCATCGATTTCTGGAAGCTGTCCAATGCCGAGATCGAACGTGAGATGTGGAACCGGCTGGCTTTGCTGGACGAGGACGCCGACTGCCTACCAGCGGGTCCGATCGCTTCCCACCGCCCGATCCTGGGCAAGCCCATAGTTTTCCTGAAAAGAATGATGCGCGCCCTGACCCGGCCGTACACGTCCCTGCTGCTGCAGAAGCAGAACCGGCTCAACCGCGAGCTGGTCACCTTCCAGCTGCTTACGTTCCTCAAGCTGCGTCATCAGGAAAAAATGATCAGGGAAACGGCGGAGCGGGCGGCCGATTTTCCCGACCCGCAACCGGCCGGAGCGGATAACGGGAAAAAGACGACCCGGAAGACATGATCCGGAAAGGGCTTTTTCAGCTGCTGCGGGCCGATCTTGCCCTGCCGGGAGAGACGAACAACGATACCCTGGCCCAGGACATCCGTTCCACGCTCCGCGCCGATCCCGGGCCGGAAGCAGCCGCTGTCCTGAAACGCATCTGCCGGGAGATCGCCCGGCGCAGCGGCGTCCAGGCCGCCGTCAACCTGCTCAACCGCCTCGAGGTCGCCTTCGGCTTCCGCAAGCCCGCGCTGGCCATCTACGATCACACCCTGCACCTGATCGGCGGCGCCCAGAAGTACGGCTGCACCATCGCCCATGCCCTGCAAAACGATTTCGTTGTCACCCTGATCAGCAATAAGCCGGTCAGCCACGACCAGCTGCGCGATTGGTACCGGCTCGACTTGTCGCGCTGCCGCATCGCAGTGATCCCCATCCCCTTTTACGAAAAACAGGGCCGGGAGCATCTCGATCCGGCCGCCATCACCTCCAGGAGGATAGCCAACCCGTTCCACCTGATCAGCCGCGAGAGCGGCCGCTACGATTTTTTCATCAACAACAGCATGGTGGAGATGGTCTACCCGCTGGCCGGATGCTCGCTGTTCATCTGCCACTTCCCCGAGCGGCGGCCGAGCACCTATTTCTATGTCGACCGCTACCCGCATCTCATTTACAACAGCCGCTACACGGCCGAATGGATCCGTAAGAAATGGGGGCTCAGTCCCGGCATCCACCTCTATCCCCCGGTGGACATGGACGGCCCGGTGGATTTTTCGGCCAAGGAGGACGTCATCCTCT includes:
- a CDS encoding glycosyltransferase family 4 protein; the encoded protein is MIRKGLFQLLRADLALPGETNNDTLAQDIRSTLRADPGPEAAAVLKRICREIARRSGVQAAVNLLNRLEVAFGFRKPALAIYDHTLHLIGGAQKYGCTIAHALQNDFVVTLISNKPVSHDQLRDWYRLDLSRCRIAVIPIPFYEKQGREHLDPAAITSRRIANPFHLISRESGRYDFFINNSMVEMVYPLAGCSLFICHFPERRPSTYFYVDRYPHLIYNSRYTAEWIRKKWGLSPGIHLYPPVDMDGPVDFSAKEDVILSAARFDPGGNKQQLRMVQVFTQLAQRQPRRLQGWKLILAGGSPNDNPYLEKIRQRIAGDRLENVELRINIPAAELKTLYQKAKIFWHLCGLQQNEPELVEHFGMTTAEAMQNGCVPVVFAGGGLKEIVEDGISGLLFSSANQLSRQTLRLIDEPQRLRSMGEAACKRGKVFNRAVFTARVKEIFSALLRDYRMDQ